Proteins encoded within one genomic window of Carassius gibelio isolate Cgi1373 ecotype wild population from Czech Republic chromosome A4, carGib1.2-hapl.c, whole genome shotgun sequence:
- the LOC127976369 gene encoding uncharacterized protein LOC127976369, with protein sequence MVDECLHSVQLELEAVGKQIRDLEQRQAQLRERRAALESSRAEAHKSGVSIQRAVNSPTTSTPCVSLRRPGAPRTRSSQMSFTATPGHHGPWVHPQRRTRAGSRVTTSPPPAFELSIQNRFAPLRETGRDAVIIGDSIVRHIPAILKDGESPRAVVLHAGVNDTTLRQTETLKRDFRNLIETVRSTTPAATIVVSGPLPTYR encoded by the exons atggtggatgaatgtctccactctgtgcagctcgagctcgaggccgtggggaagcagattcgcgacctggaacagaggcaggcccagctgagagagcggagagccgcgctggaatcatcccgggctgaagctcacaagtccggggtaagtatacagcgtgctgttaacagtcccaccacgtctactccgtgtgtttctctgcgcaggcccggtgcacccaggacgcgatcttcccagatgtccttcactgcgacgccgggacaccacggaccctgggtgcatccacagcggaggacgcgagctgggtcccgggtgactacttctccccctcctgccttcgagctctccatccagaaccgcttcgctcccctccgcgagacaggacgcgacgctgtgatcatcggagactccatcgtccgacac atacccgcgatcctgaaggacggcgagagccccagagcggtcgtgcttcacgccggggttaacgacaccacgctgcggcagacggagacgctgaagagggacttcaggaacCTGATCGAGActgttcgcagcacgacgcccgcggcgacgatcgtcgtgtcaggaccactgcccacgtatcgatga